A genomic stretch from Chryseobacterium oryzae includes:
- a CDS encoding helix-turn-helix domain-containing protein, which translates to MEALDILKKPTKVEQKSAKLSYAALAAALAHIDKEETEIEIEETQDKIILPSRALQLLGDILKAMSEGKPISIVPVATEVTTQKAAEILGCSRPHLVKLLEEGSIEFTKVGKHRRIKFEDVIRYQNQMKQEQKKHLIDMMNADEEDGLYDT; encoded by the coding sequence ATGGAAGCCTTAGATATATTAAAAAAACCAACCAAGGTAGAGCAGAAATCTGCCAAGCTTTCTTATGCCGCATTGGCAGCTGCACTGGCGCACATAGACAAAGAAGAAACAGAAATTGAGATTGAAGAAACTCAGGATAAAATTATTTTACCTTCACGCGCATTACAATTGTTAGGTGACATTTTGAAGGCAATGAGCGAAGGAAAACCCATTTCTATAGTTCCTGTAGCAACGGAAGTAACCACTCAAAAAGCAGCTGAGATTTTAGGATGTTCAAGACCACATTTGGTAAAACTACTGGAAGAAGGATCAATAGAATTTACCAAAGTGGGCAAGCACCGAAGAATAAAATTTGAAGATGTCATCCGCTATCAAAATCAAATGAAACAGGAACAGAAGAAACATCTGATCGATATGATGAACGCAGACGAAGAAGACGGTTTGTATGATACATAG
- a CDS encoding PIN domain-containing protein, giving the protein MIHSVKFKAILDTNVIYPIIIRDLLLWFAHYDLYTPKWSEGIFGEWKRVMLEKDIDEKEAEKRIKRVNSAFPDALVQNYEPLIANLEMKDVDDRHVLAAAIKSNANVIVTNNLRDFPAEYLSTFGLSAKSADDFLTDIIDLNQDIAIKAFKEMVLNKRNPAMDEYQVLESMRKVGLEDTANYLHAML; this is encoded by the coding sequence ATGATACATAGTGTAAAATTTAAAGCAATCTTAGACACGAATGTAATCTATCCCATCATCATTCGTGATTTGTTACTTTGGTTTGCACACTATGATCTCTACACCCCAAAATGGAGTGAAGGTATCTTTGGCGAATGGAAAAGAGTAATGCTGGAAAAAGATATTGATGAAAAGGAAGCTGAAAAAAGAATCAAACGTGTAAACTCTGCTTTTCCTGATGCGCTGGTTCAGAACTATGAGCCGTTGATTGCAAATCTGGAAATGAAAGATGTGGATGACCGTCACGTTCTGGCAGCAGCTATAAAAAGTAACGCCAATGTTATTGTGACCAATAATCTGAGAGATTTTCCGGCAGAATACTTATCAACCTTCGGGCTTTCTGCAAAGTCTGCAGACGATTTCTTAACCGATATTATCGACTTGAACCAAGATATCGCCATCAAAGCATTCAAAGAAATGGTTCTCAATAAAAGAAATCCCGCCATGGATGAGTATCAGGTTTTAGAAAGTATGAGAAAAGTAGGTCTGGAAGATACTGCTAATTACCTGCACGCAATGCTTTAA
- a CDS encoding response regulator, which produces MKTIYFHQKSGFEDRFEIALLNSMSNEESIKIQTFSKEQINKYLPSKFEYDADSFDVLLIPTVFDSSNYMSYDGIEFALFWYFHLIKKEKPFAIVLLGTESTSSFFQHCDYSNFLKCPNVHYVHFNYEKITAFLKRLDLKDFSSRDYLNALKNVNLKPSTSYKTHHSIANEWAIYRWSNTIGATDKDIEKIENKVENQLYFKYLQSIFPISDIPKIEENELKIKHLQDSKILYIDDEADKGWYEIFCKILVDINEVQEFDYLGDELKDKSQEEIINLSLNKIKEQDTDIVILDFRLHENDFTDDISEVTGLKILKEIKKINPGIQVIIFSATNKIWNLQALQNAGADGFIVKESPENSVESKFTEEIIRSFIYELYKANQRRFLKRVFNLLNKISSNILNKDSIDETEFDGFLKLTLKQTEIIKASAKKLELIDKSTIDIVYLNCFNFLEHFKNEYYLKYDTEDYAYYLGLEKSNVIRYSYNKNNFNITDHKIFVPNNVNDKPSFFNSLACIIVDYFGLCDYENILIVKLAKVTEKRNKFIHGSKDHFDQNELEIIIEIMEKLTNEMKE; this is translated from the coding sequence ATGAAAACTATTTATTTTCATCAGAAGTCAGGATTTGAAGATAGATTTGAAATTGCCTTACTTAACAGTATGAGCAACGAAGAATCAATCAAAATACAAACATTTAGCAAAGAACAGATTAACAAATATTTACCTTCCAAATTTGAATATGATGCTGATTCTTTTGATGTGCTTTTAATTCCTACTGTTTTTGATTCTTCCAATTATATGAGTTACGACGGGATAGAATTTGCTCTCTTCTGGTATTTCCATTTAATAAAAAAGGAAAAGCCATTTGCAATTGTGCTTCTCGGAACTGAATCAACTTCATCATTTTTTCAGCATTGTGATTATTCGAATTTTCTTAAATGCCCCAATGTACATTATGTACATTTTAATTATGAAAAGATAACCGCATTTTTAAAGAGGTTGGATTTAAAAGACTTCTCGTCGAGAGATTATCTTAATGCTTTGAAAAATGTAAATCTAAAACCTTCTACAAGCTACAAAACTCATCATTCCATCGCTAACGAATGGGCAATTTATCGCTGGTCTAATACGATAGGAGCTACAGATAAAGATATTGAGAAGATTGAAAACAAAGTTGAAAATCAATTGTACTTCAAATATTTACAAAGTATTTTTCCTATAAGTGATATTCCTAAAATTGAAGAAAATGAACTCAAAATTAAACACTTACAAGATTCAAAAATTCTTTATATTGATGACGAAGCAGATAAGGGTTGGTATGAGATTTTTTGTAAAATTTTAGTTGATATAAACGAAGTGCAAGAATTTGATTATTTGGGTGATGAATTAAAAGATAAATCACAAGAAGAAATCATCAATCTTTCATTGAATAAAATAAAAGAACAAGATACAGACATTGTAATTCTTGATTTCCGTTTGCATGAAAATGACTTTACTGATGATATTTCAGAAGTTACAGGTTTGAAAATTTTAAAAGAAATAAAGAAAATCAATCCAGGAATTCAAGTGATTATCTTTTCAGCAACCAATAAAATCTGGAATTTACAAGCTTTACAAAATGCTGGTGCAGACGGATTTATTGTTAAAGAATCACCAGAAAATAGTGTGGAATCAAAATTTACAGAAGAAATTATTCGGTCTTTCATCTATGAGTTATATAAAGCAAACCAAAGAAGGTTTTTGAAAAGAGTATTCAATTTATTAAACAAAATTTCATCTAACATCTTAAACAAGGATTCTATTGATGAAACGGAATTTGATGGTTTTTTGAAATTGACATTGAAACAAACAGAAATTATAAAAGCATCTGCAAAAAAACTAGAACTAATAGATAAATCAACAATAGATATTGTTTATTTAAATTGTTTTAATTTTTTAGAGCATTTTAAAAATGAATACTATCTCAAATATGACACTGAAGATTATGCCTATTACCTAGGTCTTGAAAAAAGTAATGTAATTAGATATAGTTATAATAAAAACAATTTCAATATTACCGATCATAAAATATTCGTACCTAATAATGTAAATGATAAGCCATCTTTTTTTAACTCTCTTGCATGTATAATTGTCGATTATTTTGGATTATGTGATTATGAAAATATTTTAATTGTAAAGCTGGCAAAAGTAACAGAAAAAAGAAACAAGTTTATACATGGAAGCAAAGATCATTTTGATCAAAATGAGTTAGAAATAATCATTGAGATAATGGAAAAATTAACCAATGAGATGAAAGAATAA
- a CDS encoding DEAD/DEAH box helicase family protein, with the protein MTNFTFLQKEFPSLFEEITEAELHTFTAPRYAALLCRSTLEKTLFWLYKNDEDLEFPYDTKLASLLLNDAFKGIIKPSMSAELDIVRRFGNDAAHGKKIRALDALQCLKNTFRFLSWVSKYYSEEDPDIPEFREGLIPYGDIDDKSTRQLEELSAKFEQQRKDAEKAAKEQEFLLEENNRLKAQVEEHLRNVAERKEQRIQEYQNQEPVPELTSELQTRKTLIDLLLREAGWDHFEPGINIEYKLHGMPISTNPSGIGYADYVLWDDDGKPLAVVEAKKTLSDATKGRHQASLYADCLETEFGQRPLIFYTNGFNTYLWDDTFNIPRKVYGFYKKEELQSLIRRREERMDLRSFQVNTDIVGRPYQLQAIQRVAEAMVTEKNNNLLGKNRKALLVMATGSGKTRTAAAIVDMMTKCNWAKRILFLADRNALVTQAKNAFKEHLPHLSAIDLTKEKEDQHARVVFSTYPTILNRIDASKVDEQKMYGVGHFDLIIIDEAHRSVYQKYQAIFDYFDSILIGLTATPKKDIDINTYHLFEIEDDNPTFSYELDEAVNSNYLVPPKAFTVPVKFPREGIKYKELSDKDKKHFDDLFGIDAASEEDDDNPVIGKSKINSFLFNTDTVDLVLDYLMTNGLHVEEGDKLGKTIIFAKNHKHALFIEERFNKNYPEYQGKFLRVIDNYEDKAQDLLEKFCFDKGDDKDPQIAVSVDMMDTGVDAPRVVNLVFFKEVKSYSKYWQMIGRGTRLCPDLFGAGRDKEFFLIFDICGNFEFFDEFPEGTIATRSKSLQQQLFTAQLDVVQSIRTNPESTQEDLDFADMYADDLHKKILKLDESRFEVRKHWEFVMKYKDKKAWEHLTNTSIIEIENHLSHLVSYTEDKDELAKKFDLIIYHLQFAILNASKKQINLIENIRRVGTLLQKKKNITSVKVKENTVDTIVSEEFWSTVNLKNLEKIREDLRGLIHLLKDDSKEPIVYSNFKDELNPDYIQERDLLENYTTLQSYKDRVENFIRKNKNHLVIDKIYRGIPISSRDLNSLEEFLTYEKFYTEEIEKEYGTKSLGIFVRRVLGLDIEAANHHFSSFIQEENLNANQILFVQKIIDYLNKNGVLEKHMLTQSPFTDFDDQGVFGVFDENQKSARIIKLVEEIYHSAEIA; encoded by the coding sequence ATGACCAATTTTACATTTCTTCAAAAAGAATTTCCCTCGCTCTTCGAAGAGATTACTGAGGCTGAACTTCACACCTTCACGGCACCTCGTTATGCAGCGCTGTTATGCAGAAGTACCCTGGAGAAAACACTGTTTTGGTTGTACAAAAATGATGAAGATCTGGAATTTCCTTATGATACCAAACTGGCTTCATTACTATTGAATGATGCTTTCAAAGGAATTATCAAACCAAGTATGTCGGCAGAGCTCGACATCGTTCGCCGTTTTGGAAATGATGCGGCACACGGAAAAAAAATCCGGGCTTTAGACGCATTGCAATGCTTAAAGAATACGTTTCGTTTTCTGTCCTGGGTAAGTAAATATTATAGTGAAGAAGATCCTGATATTCCGGAATTTCGTGAAGGATTGATCCCTTATGGCGATATTGATGATAAATCTACGAGACAACTGGAAGAACTTTCTGCTAAATTTGAGCAGCAAAGAAAAGATGCTGAAAAAGCAGCTAAGGAGCAGGAGTTTTTACTGGAAGAAAATAACCGTTTAAAGGCTCAGGTTGAAGAACATCTGCGAAATGTAGCAGAAAGAAAGGAGCAGAGAATTCAGGAATATCAAAATCAGGAGCCTGTTCCAGAACTCACTTCTGAACTTCAAACCCGTAAAACTCTCATCGACTTATTATTGAGAGAAGCAGGTTGGGACCATTTTGAACCAGGTATCAACATTGAATATAAATTACACGGAATGCCGATCTCTACCAATCCATCCGGAATTGGATATGCAGATTATGTTTTGTGGGATGACGACGGAAAGCCCCTTGCCGTGGTAGAAGCTAAGAAAACATTGAGTGATGCTACTAAAGGAAGACATCAGGCTTCCTTATACGCTGACTGCCTGGAAACTGAATTTGGGCAAAGGCCACTCATTTTTTATACCAACGGCTTTAATACTTATCTTTGGGACGACACATTCAACATCCCGAGAAAAGTATATGGCTTTTATAAAAAAGAAGAGCTTCAGTCATTGATCAGGCGTAGAGAAGAAAGAATGGATCTTCGTTCTTTTCAGGTGAATACTGACATTGTGGGTAGACCTTATCAGTTGCAGGCCATTCAAAGAGTTGCCGAAGCAATGGTTACTGAAAAAAACAACAATTTACTCGGTAAAAATCGAAAAGCTTTATTAGTGATGGCTACCGGAAGCGGAAAAACAAGAACAGCCGCTGCCATTGTAGATATGATGACCAAATGCAACTGGGCAAAAAGAATTCTGTTTCTTGCAGACCGTAATGCATTGGTAACACAGGCCAAAAATGCTTTTAAAGAGCATCTGCCTCATTTGTCTGCTATAGATTTAACTAAGGAAAAAGAAGATCAGCACGCCCGCGTGGTGTTTTCTACTTATCCCACCATTCTGAACCGGATTGATGCATCAAAAGTAGATGAACAGAAAATGTATGGGGTAGGACATTTTGATTTAATTATTATTGATGAAGCACACCGGTCTGTGTATCAAAAATACCAGGCAATCTTTGATTATTTTGACTCGATTCTGATTGGTTTAACGGCCACCCCGAAGAAAGACATCGACATCAATACCTATCATCTTTTTGAGATTGAAGATGATAATCCCACGTTTTCTTATGAATTGGATGAAGCTGTAAACAGCAATTATCTGGTGCCACCAAAAGCATTTACAGTACCTGTAAAATTCCCCAGAGAAGGCATAAAATACAAAGAACTGAGCGATAAGGATAAAAAGCATTTTGATGATCTTTTCGGTATTGATGCTGCCTCGGAAGAGGATGATGATAATCCGGTAATTGGGAAAAGCAAAATCAACAGTTTCCTTTTCAATACAGACACCGTAGATTTGGTACTGGATTACCTGATGACAAATGGTCTTCACGTAGAGGAAGGTGACAAATTAGGAAAAACGATTATTTTCGCTAAAAATCATAAACACGCCCTTTTTATAGAAGAAAGATTCAATAAAAATTATCCGGAATACCAAGGAAAATTTCTGCGGGTTATTGATAACTACGAAGACAAAGCCCAGGATCTTTTAGAAAAATTCTGTTTTGACAAAGGTGATGATAAAGATCCGCAAATTGCTGTCTCTGTAGATATGATGGACACAGGGGTTGATGCTCCAAGAGTTGTGAATCTAGTTTTCTTCAAAGAAGTAAAGTCCTATTCAAAATACTGGCAAATGATTGGTCGGGGTACACGTCTTTGCCCGGACCTATTTGGAGCAGGAAGAGATAAAGAGTTTTTTCTGATCTTCGACATCTGTGGTAATTTCGAATTTTTTGATGAATTCCCTGAAGGTACGATTGCGACAAGATCAAAATCTTTGCAGCAACAGCTTTTTACAGCACAGTTGGACGTTGTTCAAAGTATCAGAACCAATCCCGAATCCACTCAGGAAGATCTGGATTTTGCGGATATGTATGCCGATGATTTGCATAAAAAAATACTGAAACTTGATGAAAGTCGTTTTGAAGTAAGAAAACACTGGGAATTTGTGATGAAATACAAGGATAAAAAAGCCTGGGAACATCTTACTAATACTTCAATAATAGAAATTGAAAACCATCTTTCGCATTTAGTATCTTATACCGAAGATAAAGACGAACTGGCTAAGAAATTTGATCTTATTATCTATCATCTTCAGTTTGCAATTCTGAATGCTTCTAAAAAGCAAATCAATCTTATTGAGAACATTAGACGTGTGGGAACGTTACTTCAGAAAAAAAAGAATATTACTTCAGTTAAAGTCAAAGAAAATACAGTAGACACAATTGTTTCGGAAGAATTTTGGAGCACGGTCAATCTTAAGAACCTAGAAAAAATAAGGGAAGATCTTCGAGGTCTGATTCATCTGCTAAAGGATGATTCTAAAGAGCCTATTGTATACTCAAACTTCAAAGACGAATTGAACCCTGACTACATACAAGAGCGCGATCTATTGGAAAACTACACTACGCTGCAAAGCTACAAAGACAGGGTAGAAAACTTTATCCGAAAAAATAAAAATCATCTGGTTATTGATAAAATATACCGGGGCATTCCTATTTCTTCGCGCGATTTGAATTCGTTAGAAGAATTTCTCACCTATGAAAAGTTTTATACTGAAGAAATTGAAAAAGAATATGGAACGAAATCCTTAGGAATATTTGTACGCCGGGTTTTAGGACTGGATATAGAAGCTGCCAATCATCATTTCTCAAGCTTCATCCAGGAAGAAAATCTAAATGCCAATCAGATTTTATTTGTACAGAAGATAATCGATTATCTTAATAAAAATGGTGTTTTAGAAAAACATATGCTTACACAATCTCCATTTACAGATTTTGATGACCAAGGCGTTTTCGGGGTTTTTGATGAGAATCAGAAATCTGCACGAATCATTAAATTGGTAGAAGAGATTTACCACAGTGCAGAAATTGCATAA
- a CDS encoding reverse transcriptase family protein: MDTKEITIEQKKKIVEFFGVVNTSFGFCVLLNYCQRILYPKTVYQISQFELRTLAHPDSKKRYKTFTIRKKNGGTRTIHAPKPELKMVLRCINLILQCVYTVHENANGFVEGKSVVDNAKLHCNNNYIFNIDLKDFFPSIEIGRVLNRLSYPPFNFKKEKGTEEIGNYIAWLACENTLVERELDGNIIKTVKRVLPQGSPTSPILSNIICERLDRRLTGLANRFGLRYSRYADDVTFSSMHNVYQKDGEFRKEMERIISEQYFTINQSKVRLQKSIMRQEVTGITVNKQVNVSQKYIKQLRMWLYYWESYGTVKGLSLFLQSYIKDKSHVKKVVPTPEFMEAVIGGKLNYLSMVKGTENSTYLKLKERFDKLSSNYVDIDNILSVWEENGIDEAINLYSKTV, from the coding sequence ATGGATACAAAAGAAATTACGATAGAGCAGAAAAAAAAGATAGTTGAATTTTTCGGGGTAGTAAATACGTCGTTCGGATTTTGTGTCCTTTTGAACTACTGCCAAAGAATTTTGTATCCAAAAACAGTCTATCAGATTTCACAGTTTGAATTGAGAACACTTGCACATCCTGATTCAAAAAAGAGATACAAAACATTTACTATACGCAAAAAAAATGGTGGTACCAGGACTATTCATGCCCCGAAGCCAGAACTTAAGATGGTATTAAGATGCATCAATTTGATTTTGCAATGTGTTTACACTGTTCATGAAAATGCCAATGGTTTTGTAGAAGGAAAATCTGTGGTGGATAATGCTAAACTTCACTGTAACAACAATTATATTTTCAATATTGACTTAAAAGACTTCTTTCCAAGCATTGAGATTGGAAGAGTTCTAAACCGTTTGAGCTATCCACCATTCAATTTTAAGAAAGAAAAAGGAACCGAAGAAATCGGTAATTATATTGCATGGTTAGCTTGTGAAAACACCCTCGTGGAACGGGAGTTAGATGGAAATATTATAAAAACAGTAAAAAGAGTGCTCCCGCAAGGTTCACCCACATCTCCCATACTCAGCAATATTATTTGCGAAAGATTAGACCGTAGATTAACTGGTCTCGCAAATAGATTTGGTTTAAGATATAGCCGCTATGCCGATGATGTTACATTTAGCTCAATGCACAATGTATATCAAAAAGATGGCGAGTTTCGTAAAGAAATGGAACGTATTATATCTGAACAGTACTTTACTATTAATCAAAGTAAAGTTCGTCTGCAGAAATCTATCATGAGGCAGGAAGTTACAGGAATTACCGTAAATAAACAGGTCAATGTATCTCAAAAATATATAAAACAACTTAGAATGTGGTTGTACTATTGGGAATCTTATGGTACAGTCAAAGGATTGTCACTGTTTTTACAATCGTATATAAAAGACAAATCTCACGTGAAAAAAGTGGTTCCGACTCCGGAATTTATGGAAGCAGTCATTGGTGGGAAACTGAATTACCTCTCTATGGTAAAAGGAACTGAAAACTCTACTTATTTAAAGCTAAAGGAACGTTTTGACAAGCTTTCTTCAAATTATGTTGACATAGATAATATTCTTTCAGTCTGGGAAGAAAATGGGATTGATGAAGCGATAAACTTATATTCAAAAACCGTATAA